Proteins from one Oncorhynchus masou masou isolate Uvic2021 chromosome 12, UVic_Omas_1.1, whole genome shotgun sequence genomic window:
- the chrna11 gene encoding cholinergic receptor, nicotinic, alpha 11 isoform X1, translated as MQIRDIPASESNPPVRASSPLIPVSAALFSDSYPLEMWCSVVLVVCGISALVQVSVQGPHQRTLLKNLLKDYNRMERPVGNDSHSLTVFFSISLMQIMDVDEKNQVVTTNIWLRMVSTAQLQSWFDHYLQWNQSEYPGVKNLRFTTDQVWTPDILLYNSADDDFDSTFKTNVLVNSSGFAEYLPPGIFMSTCNVDVRWFPFDIQKCEMKFGSWTYDGWLMDLQMNEADISGYMSNGEWDLVGVPGTRSEVFYDCCKEPYPDVTFVVTIRRRTLYYALNLLIPCVLLSSMTLLIFLLPADSGEKISLGITVLLSLTVFMLLVAEIMPATSDSIPLIGQYFASTMIIVGMSVIATTVVLQYHHHDPNGGQMPKWVNVVLLQWVAWFLRMKRPGESDDPERPPCAPHLRRCSSSSQSGSIPNPPDPTLHQLHPQNLVPLQAGPQHLGHPHLHTQSSANNGNLLYIGFQNLDDPPLLPDHMQNYSISAGPPRVAGSPPPHLPPPFCSPPPPPTSNADTVGCPSTISSGGVFGMGGGGQYSAGRIGDPQLQAILEEVRYMADRFREQDETESVADQWKFAAAVIDRLCLVAFSVFNIICTIAILMSAPNFVEAASKDFF; from the exons ATGCAAATCAGGGATATTCCAGCCTCTGAATCCAACCCTCCTGTCCGTGCCTCTTCTCCTCTTATCCCTGTCTCAGCTGCACTCTTCTCCGATTCCTATCCATTAGAAATGTGGTGCTCTGTGGTTCTGGTTGTCTGTGGAATCTCTGCTTTGGTCCAGG TGTCGGTGCAGGGCCCTCACCAGAGGACCCTGTTGAAGAACCTACTGAAGGACTACAATCGTATGGAGAGGCCAGTGGGCAACGATTCACATTCCCTCACCGTCTTCTTCTCTATCAGTCTGATGCAGATCATGGATGTG GATGAGAAGAATCAGGTCGTCACCACCAACATCTGGCTTCGGATGGTAAGCACGGCACAGCTTCAA AGCTGGTTTGATCATTATCTTCAGTGGAACCAATCTGAATACCCTGGAGTGAAAAACCTTCGGTTCACAACTGACCAGGTGTGGACGCCAGACATCCTCCTCTATAACAG TGCAGACGATGACTTTGACTCTACCTTTAAGACCAATGTGCTGGTTAACTCCAGTGGCTTCGCAGAGTATCTCCCTCCAG GGATTTTCATGAGCACATGTAACGTAGACGTACGTTGGTTCCCCTTCGACATCCAAAAGTGTGAGATGAAGTTTGGCTCGTGGACGTACGATGGCTGGCTGATGGACCTACAAATGAATGAGGCCGACATCTCCGGGTACATGTCCAACGGGGAGTGGGACCTAGTGG gAGTGCCAGGTACTCGTAGCGAGGTGTTCTATGACTGTTGTAAGGAGCCATACCCTGACGTGACGTTCGTTGTGACCATCCGCCGGCGCACTCTCTACTACGCTCTAAACTTGCTCATCCCCTGTGTGCTGCTATCCTCCATGACCCTGCTCATCTTCCTACTGCCTGCCGACTCTGGAGAGAAGATCTCTCTGG gTATCactgtgctgctctctctcactgtcttcatGTTGCTGGTGGCAGAGATCATGCCAGCCACTTCAGATTCCATCCCTCTcatag GACAGTACTTTGCCAGTACTATGATCATTGTTGGGATGTCAGTCATAGCTACAACGGTGGTGCTGCAGTATCATCACCATGACCCAAACGGAGGACAGATGCCCAAATGG GTTAATGTGGTCCTACTGCAGTGGGTAGCATGGTTCCTACGTATGAAGCGCCCAGGGGAGAGTGATGACCCAGAGCGACCACCCTGCGCCCCCCACCTACGGCGCTGCTCCTCAAGCTCCCAGAGCGGTAGCATCCCTAACCCTCCAGACCCCACACTCCACCAACTCCACCCCCAGAACCTGGTCCCTCTCCAGGCTGGCCCCCAGCACTTGGGTCATCCCCATCTTCACACCCAGTCCAGCGCCAACAATGGAAACCTGCTCTACATTGGCTTCCAGAATCTGGACGACCCCCCACTGCTCCCAGATCACATGCAGAATTACAGCATCTCGGCCGGGCCTCCTCGAGTAGCAGGCAGTCCCCCTCCCCATCTGCCCCCTCCATTCTGCAGCCCTCCGCCACCCCCCACCTCCAACGCGGACACTGTGGGCTGCCCTAGCACCATTTCCAGTGGCGGAGTCTTCGGAATGGGGGGTGGAGGACAGTACTCAGCAGGGCGTATAGGCGACCCCCAGCTTCAGGCTATTCTGGAGGAAGTGCGTTACATGGCGGACCGCTTCCGTGAGCAGGATGAGACAGAGAGCGTGGCCGACCAGTGGAAGTTTGCGGCAGCAGTCATCGACCGGCTCTGCCTGGTGGCCTTCAGTGTGTTCAACATCATCTGCACCATCGCCATCCTCATGTCCGCTCCCAACTTTGTGGAGGCCGCCTCCAAGGACTTCTtctga
- the chrna11 gene encoding cholinergic receptor, nicotinic, alpha 11 isoform X2, translating into MQIRDIPASESNPPVRASSPLIPVSAALFSDSYPLEMWCSVVLVVCGISALVQVSVQGPHQRTLLKNLLKDYNRMERPVGNDSHSLTVFFSISLMQIMDVDEKNQVVTTNIWLRMSWFDHYLQWNQSEYPGVKNLRFTTDQVWTPDILLYNSADDDFDSTFKTNVLVNSSGFAEYLPPGIFMSTCNVDVRWFPFDIQKCEMKFGSWTYDGWLMDLQMNEADISGYMSNGEWDLVGVPGTRSEVFYDCCKEPYPDVTFVVTIRRRTLYYALNLLIPCVLLSSMTLLIFLLPADSGEKISLGITVLLSLTVFMLLVAEIMPATSDSIPLIGQYFASTMIIVGMSVIATTVVLQYHHHDPNGGQMPKWVNVVLLQWVAWFLRMKRPGESDDPERPPCAPHLRRCSSSSQSGSIPNPPDPTLHQLHPQNLVPLQAGPQHLGHPHLHTQSSANNGNLLYIGFQNLDDPPLLPDHMQNYSISAGPPRVAGSPPPHLPPPFCSPPPPPTSNADTVGCPSTISSGGVFGMGGGGQYSAGRIGDPQLQAILEEVRYMADRFREQDETESVADQWKFAAAVIDRLCLVAFSVFNIICTIAILMSAPNFVEAASKDFF; encoded by the exons ATGCAAATCAGGGATATTCCAGCCTCTGAATCCAACCCTCCTGTCCGTGCCTCTTCTCCTCTTATCCCTGTCTCAGCTGCACTCTTCTCCGATTCCTATCCATTAGAAATGTGGTGCTCTGTGGTTCTGGTTGTCTGTGGAATCTCTGCTTTGGTCCAGG TGTCGGTGCAGGGCCCTCACCAGAGGACCCTGTTGAAGAACCTACTGAAGGACTACAATCGTATGGAGAGGCCAGTGGGCAACGATTCACATTCCCTCACCGTCTTCTTCTCTATCAGTCTGATGCAGATCATGGATGTG GATGAGAAGAATCAGGTCGTCACCACCAACATCTGGCTTCGGATG AGCTGGTTTGATCATTATCTTCAGTGGAACCAATCTGAATACCCTGGAGTGAAAAACCTTCGGTTCACAACTGACCAGGTGTGGACGCCAGACATCCTCCTCTATAACAG TGCAGACGATGACTTTGACTCTACCTTTAAGACCAATGTGCTGGTTAACTCCAGTGGCTTCGCAGAGTATCTCCCTCCAG GGATTTTCATGAGCACATGTAACGTAGACGTACGTTGGTTCCCCTTCGACATCCAAAAGTGTGAGATGAAGTTTGGCTCGTGGACGTACGATGGCTGGCTGATGGACCTACAAATGAATGAGGCCGACATCTCCGGGTACATGTCCAACGGGGAGTGGGACCTAGTGG gAGTGCCAGGTACTCGTAGCGAGGTGTTCTATGACTGTTGTAAGGAGCCATACCCTGACGTGACGTTCGTTGTGACCATCCGCCGGCGCACTCTCTACTACGCTCTAAACTTGCTCATCCCCTGTGTGCTGCTATCCTCCATGACCCTGCTCATCTTCCTACTGCCTGCCGACTCTGGAGAGAAGATCTCTCTGG gTATCactgtgctgctctctctcactgtcttcatGTTGCTGGTGGCAGAGATCATGCCAGCCACTTCAGATTCCATCCCTCTcatag GACAGTACTTTGCCAGTACTATGATCATTGTTGGGATGTCAGTCATAGCTACAACGGTGGTGCTGCAGTATCATCACCATGACCCAAACGGAGGACAGATGCCCAAATGG GTTAATGTGGTCCTACTGCAGTGGGTAGCATGGTTCCTACGTATGAAGCGCCCAGGGGAGAGTGATGACCCAGAGCGACCACCCTGCGCCCCCCACCTACGGCGCTGCTCCTCAAGCTCCCAGAGCGGTAGCATCCCTAACCCTCCAGACCCCACACTCCACCAACTCCACCCCCAGAACCTGGTCCCTCTCCAGGCTGGCCCCCAGCACTTGGGTCATCCCCATCTTCACACCCAGTCCAGCGCCAACAATGGAAACCTGCTCTACATTGGCTTCCAGAATCTGGACGACCCCCCACTGCTCCCAGATCACATGCAGAATTACAGCATCTCGGCCGGGCCTCCTCGAGTAGCAGGCAGTCCCCCTCCCCATCTGCCCCCTCCATTCTGCAGCCCTCCGCCACCCCCCACCTCCAACGCGGACACTGTGGGCTGCCCTAGCACCATTTCCAGTGGCGGAGTCTTCGGAATGGGGGGTGGAGGACAGTACTCAGCAGGGCGTATAGGCGACCCCCAGCTTCAGGCTATTCTGGAGGAAGTGCGTTACATGGCGGACCGCTTCCGTGAGCAGGATGAGACAGAGAGCGTGGCCGACCAGTGGAAGTTTGCGGCAGCAGTCATCGACCGGCTCTGCCTGGTGGCCTTCAGTGTGTTCAACATCATCTGCACCATCGCCATCCTCATGTCCGCTCCCAACTTTGTGGAGGCCGCCTCCAAGGACTTCTtctga